The Setaria italica strain Yugu1 chromosome IX, Setaria_italica_v2.0, whole genome shotgun sequence genome has a window encoding:
- the LOC101765268 gene encoding uncharacterized protein LOC101765268 → MGESLLTALSMDTATAHHPHQGPNTILSMDTASHEDFDLYLQPQGPFRRCLHAAAVVPPDINLPLAADPSPPPPALQDCNVDMLDVGLGGPQQYDSDSPAAAVPVSAPPAATTATVAVAHTKGSGSSAARKCVKRNDSIWGAWFFFTHYFKPVMSADKGGKAKSATAGGNGNSATLDAFLVQHDMENMYMWVFKERPENALGKMQLRSFMNGHSRLGEPQFPFSADKGFVRSHRMQRKHYRGLSNPQCLHGIEIVRAPNMTGVPEAHMKRWMELTGRDANFSIPTEASDFESWRNLPTTDFELERAASTAPAKSSSHGHHKKLLNGSGLNLSTQPSNHSSGDGMEITATCNKRRKDSSPVAMEEDCSNSNSDKAHDMDVSHTFEPSWINDFTGVMRHASGPVTAAKTIYEDSKGYLIIISLPFSDFQKVKVSWKNTLTNGIVKVSCTSVGRMPFLKRHDRTFKLADPSPEHCPPGEFVREIPLPTRIPEDATLEAYRDETGTGLEIIVPKFRVGPEEHEVHVSMRPPSSWCQ, encoded by the coding sequence atgggcgaGTCGCTGCTCACCGCGCTCTCCATGGACACCGCAACGGCCCACCACCCGCACCAGGGGCCCAACACCATCCTCTCCATGGACACCGCCTCCCACGAAGACTTCGACCTCTACCTCCAGCCACAGGGGCCCTTCCGCCGCTGCCTGCATGCCGCGGCGGTCGTCCCCCCTGACATCAACCTCCCCCTCGCCGCTGACCCTTCTCCGCCCCCTCCGGCGCTGCAGGACTGCAACGTCGACATGCTAGACGTCGGCCTCGGCGGCCCGCAGCAGTACGACTCGGATTCGCCTGCTGCCGCCGTGCCCGTCTCGGCCCCGCCAGCGGCCACGACTGCCACGGTCGCCGTGGCGCACACCAAGGGCTCCGGTTCCAGCGCCGCACGCAAGTGCGTCAAGAGGAACGATAGTATCTGGGGGGCGTGGTTCTTCTTCACCCACTACTTCAAGCCGGTCATGTCCGCCGACAAGGGTGGCAAGGCGAAGTCAGCCACTGCCGGCGGGAACGGTAATAGTGCCACACTGGATGCATTCCTGGTGCAGCACGACATGGAGAACATGTACATGTGGGTGTTTAAGGAGCGTCCGGAGAATGCCCTAGGGAAGATGCAGCTGAGGAGCTTCATGAATGGGCACTCGCGCCTTGGGGAACCACAGTTCCCTTTCAGCGCAGATAAAGGGTTTGTGCGCTCGCACCGAATGCAGCGCAAGCATTATCGTGGGCTCTCGAACCCACAGTGTCTTCATGGGATTGAGATCGTCAGGGCGCCAAACATGACAGGTGTACCTGAGGCTCATATGAAGAGGTGGATGGAGCTCACTGGGAGGGATGCCAATTTCTCGATCCCAACCGAGGCGAGTGATTTTGAGTCGTGGAGGAATTTGCCAACCACAGACTTTGAGCTTGAGAGAGCAGCAAGTACTGCTCCTGCAAAGAGCAGCTCACATGGGCACCACAAGAAGTTGCTGAATGGTTCTGGGCTTAACCTCTCGACACAGCCATCCAATCATAGTTCTGGGGATGGTATGGAAATCACTGCCACTTGCAACAAGCGCAGGAAGGATTCCTCACCTGTTGCCATGGAAGAGGACTGCAGCAATTCAAATTCAGACAAGGCCCATGACATGGATGTGAGCCACACTTTTGAGCCATCATGGATCAATGACTTCACTGGTGTGATGCGCCATGCTTCTGGGCCAGTTACTGCTGCAAAAACAATATATGAGGATAGCAAGGGCTACTTGATCATCATTAGCCTGCCTTTCTCTGATTTTCAGAAGGTGAAGGTTTCCTGGAAGAATACTCTTACAAATGGTATTGTTAAGGTATCATGCACTAGTGTTGGTCGAATGCCATTCCTGAAAAGACATGATCGAACTTTCAAGCTGGCTGATCCTTCCCCTGAGCATTGTCCACCCGGAGAGTTTGTCCGGGAAATTCCACTGCCTACCCGGATCCCTGAAGACGCCACTTTGGAAGCATACCGTGATGAAACAGGGACAGGCC